The Triticum aestivum cultivar Chinese Spring chromosome 3A, IWGSC CS RefSeq v2.1, whole genome shotgun sequence genome includes a region encoding these proteins:
- the LOC123058424 gene encoding Werner Syndrome-like exonuclease — translation MATDTFVTDVTFGPDVIVTTVTNSGATVEGWLQEIRSVLGDLVVGIDVEWRPSYGPSQNPVALLQLCVGRRCLIFQLLHADFVPQALSGFLADPNLRFVGVGVQEDVERLSDDHSLAVANAVDLRGLAAEGMQMPELRQAGLQAVARTVMGANLQKPQRVRMGPWDAYCLSYDQIKYACIDAFVSFEVGRKLLTGDL, via the coding sequence ATGGCCACCGACACCTTCGTCACCGACGTGACCTTCGGGCCGGACGTGATCGTCACCACCGTGACCAACTCCGGCGCGACCGTGGAGGGCTGGCTCCAGGAGATCCGCTCAGTCCTCGGCGACCTCGTCGTCGGGATCGACGTCGAGTGGCGCCCCAGCTACGGCCCCTCCCAGAACCCCGTCGCGCTCCTGCAGCTCTGCGTCGGccgccgctgcctcatcttccagctcctccACGCCGACTTCGTCCCCCAGGCTCTGTCGGGCTTCCTCGCCGACCCCAACCTCCGCTTTGTCGGCGTCGGCGTGCAGGAGGACGTCGAGCGGCTCAGCGACGACCACAGCCTCGCGGTGGCCAACGCGGTCGACCTGCGTGGCCTCGCGGCGGAGGGGATGCAAATGCCGGAGCTCCGCCAGGCCGGACTGCAGGCCGTGGCGCGCACCGTCATGGGAGCCAACCTTCAGAAGCCACAGAGGGTGAGGATGGGCCCGTGGGACGCCTACTGCCTCTCCTACGACCAGATCAAGTACGCCTGCATCGACGCTTTCGTCTCCTTCGAGGTTGGCCGGAAGCTGCTCACAGGCGACCTCTGA
- the LOC123061647 gene encoding uncharacterized protein: MQTTSLSSAPSSRPPSAPPPPPPSPHVAFPSLRRRDLLLLSASPLPLALSPAAASARGLFRMPPPGLANRYFLVRAGESVYEGQGLLRTNPVAKTSVDSGLSPAGLRQAARAALELRRLGACEDDCWIWPSITQRAYQAAEIIAAANSINRSKIVPEYSFLDARGLGAYEGKRLEALPEVYASDNISPDIKPPPTYDGTPNESVADVFVRVTRLMSILETQYSGDTVVIVSPDSDNLSILQAGLIGLDLRRHDSLFFQLGEVRAVDPASIPEYKQPASSVFKCTNPPSCK, encoded by the exons ATGCAAACCACCTCTCTGTCTTCCGCTCCGTCCTCTCGAcccccctccgcgccgccgcctccgcccccttCCCCGCACGTCGCCTTCCCCTCGCTCCGTCGCCGAGACCTCCTCTTGCTCTCAGCGTCGCCTCTTCCCCTCGCGCTCTCTCCGGCGGCCGCCTCGGCGCGCGGGCTGTTCCGCATGCCGCCGCCGGGGCTGGCCAACCGCTACTTCCTCGTGCGCGCTGGCGAGTCGGTGTACGAGGGGCAGGGACTCCTCCGGACCAACCCCGTCGCCAAGACCTCAGTCGACAGCGGTCTCTCCCCCGCCGGCCTCCGCCAGGCCGCGCGCGccgcgctcgagctccgccgccttggTGCATGCGAGGACGACTGTTGGATATGGCCCTCCATCACCCAGCGCGCCTACCAGGCCGCCGAGATCATCGCTGCCGCCAACAGCATCAACCGCAG TAAAATCGTGCCGGAGTATAGCTTCTTGGACGCGCGGGGGCTGGGTGCGTACGAGGGGAAGAGGTTAGAAGCATTGCCAGAG GTGTATGCATCTGATAATATTTCGCCAGACATCAAACCACCTCCTACTTATGATGGTACACCTAACGAGAGCGTGGCGGACGTATTTGTTCGGGTAACACGGCTCATGTCAATACTAGAGACTCAGTACTCAGGGGATACTGTTGTCATCGTTTCGCCAGATTCTGACAACTTGTCAATTCTTCAAGCTGGGTTGATAGGACTGGACCTGCGGAG GCATGACAGCCTGTTCTTTCAGCTGGGTGAGGTCCGAGCCGTTGATCCTGCCAGTATACCTGAATACAAGCAACCAGCCTCTAGTGTGTTTAAGTGTACAAATCCACCAAGTTGCAAATAA